A section of the Pedobacter sp. HDW13 genome encodes:
- a CDS encoding helix-turn-helix domain-containing protein: protein MSNQIKSIGDNIKQCRHSLNLSQADAAKKLNISTPAFCKIETGQTDLNISRLQQISKVFKVPVAQLLGLSAALDTAGELAMLKKELMEKDEEINKLRKKVIDLYDKLGM from the coding sequence ATGTCTAATCAGATAAAAAGCATAGGAGACAACATTAAGCAATGCAGGCATTCCTTAAATTTAAGTCAGGCCGATGCCGCTAAGAAACTGAATATCTCTACTCCGGCCTTTTGTAAAATCGAAACAGGTCAAACCGACCTTAATATTTCCCGCTTACAACAAATTTCAAAAGTCTTTAAAGTTCCTGTAGCTCAGTTGCTTGGATTGTCTGCAGCTCTTGATACAGCTGGAGAGCTGGCTATGCTAAAAAAAGAACTGATGGAAAAAGATGAAGAAATCAATAAACTACGTAAAAAGGTAATTGATCTGTATGATAAACTGGGGATGTGA
- a CDS encoding EamA family transporter, with translation MTDLNKKASPVMVYLAFAIVYIVWGSTYFFIQKALAGFPPFVLGVVRFFIAGILMLGWCKFKGEDIFNLKTIKIATVSGVLMLGLGNGIVIWVEQFIPSGLVAIMVASAAIWFVILDKSHWKENLSNKYIVSGLVIGFLGVVLLFGNQLIQALDKPQSNLQIIGMVLLVFGPVAWAGGSLYSKYHPTTGSSVSVNTGWQMLMASVAFLPGSFIKSEFKTLDWESIPLDAWLSIVYLILFGSIAAFSAYVWLLKVRPATQVSTYAYVNPVVAVLLSLTFTNEVIGVTQVIGLAIILGSVLLINLPKYKNA, from the coding sequence ATGACAGATTTAAACAAAAAAGCATCGCCGGTAATGGTTTACCTGGCATTTGCGATCGTATATATAGTTTGGGGCTCCACCTATTTTTTTATCCAGAAGGCACTGGCCGGTTTTCCACCTTTTGTTTTGGGAGTAGTCAGGTTTTTTATAGCTGGTATTTTAATGTTGGGCTGGTGTAAATTTAAGGGAGAAGATATTTTTAACCTCAAAACCATCAAAATTGCCACGGTAAGTGGTGTTTTAATGTTAGGGTTGGGAAATGGTATTGTAATTTGGGTAGAACAGTTTATTCCTAGCGGTTTAGTGGCTATTATGGTGGCTTCGGCTGCAATCTGGTTTGTTATTTTAGATAAATCGCATTGGAAAGAAAACCTTAGCAATAAATACATTGTATCAGGACTTGTAATTGGTTTTTTAGGAGTGGTGTTGCTTTTTGGTAACCAGCTCATACAAGCACTTGATAAGCCACAGAGTAATCTGCAAATTATTGGTATGGTGTTACTTGTTTTCGGACCGGTTGCTTGGGCTGGGGGCTCACTTTATTCTAAATATCATCCTACAACCGGTAGTTCAGTTTCGGTAAATACGGGTTGGCAAATGCTAATGGCGAGTGTTGCTTTTTTACCCGGTAGTTTCATTAAATCAGAATTTAAAACGCTTGATTGGGAAAGTATTCCTCTCGATGCGTGGTTGTCTATCGTTTATCTCATTTTATTTGGCTCAATAGCTGCGTTTAGCGCTTATGTATGGCTGTTAAAGGTGCGTCCGGCTACGCAAGTAAGTACTTATGCTTACGTAAACCCTGTGGTGGCTGTTTTATTGAGTTTAACTTTTACTAACGAAGTAATTGGTGTAACACAGGTGATTGGCCTGGCTATTATTTTAGGAAGTGTGCTTTTGATTAACCTGCCGAAATATAAAAACGCATAG
- a CDS encoding GNAT family N-acetyltransferase, which produces MQIIPVSSPSLKKDFLNTPKFLYKNDKNWICPLDSEVENVFNPDKNNFFAHGKCTRWVLKDDTGKLIGRVAAFINEKKAHKYEQPTGGMGFFECIDDEKAAFLLFDTAKAWLTENGMKAMDGPINFGENDSFWGLLVEGFTPPSFGMNYNFPYYQKFFEKYGFVTEYEQLTNHINLTIPFPERFTKIANWVRNKPGYTFEYFSKANSEKYINDLMEIYNDGWQDFENFVPIKKETLQESFKSMEPIMDEHLIQFAYYNGEPASFVVLIPDANQMIKGFDGKLGLLEKLKFAYRRWVGVNRMRAIVMGTKSKFQKHGLESVLFIRLGEYVLPKNQYKELELSWVGDFNEQMIAIHKATGATFGKKHLTMRKIF; this is translated from the coding sequence ATGCAAATTATACCAGTAAGCAGCCCATCTTTAAAAAAAGACTTTCTCAATACACCCAAATTTCTTTACAAAAACGATAAAAACTGGATCTGTCCGCTGGATAGTGAAGTAGAAAACGTGTTCAACCCAGATAAAAACAACTTTTTTGCTCATGGAAAATGTACACGCTGGGTTTTAAAAGATGATACCGGAAAGCTAATTGGTAGAGTGGCTGCTTTTATTAACGAAAAAAAGGCGCATAAGTACGAACAACCTACCGGTGGAATGGGCTTTTTTGAATGCATTGATGATGAGAAAGCGGCATTCCTATTGTTCGATACAGCTAAAGCCTGGTTAACCGAAAACGGCATGAAAGCAATGGATGGCCCAATTAATTTCGGCGAGAACGATAGTTTCTGGGGCCTACTGGTCGAGGGCTTTACCCCTCCTTCCTTTGGTATGAATTATAATTTCCCTTACTATCAAAAATTCTTTGAAAAGTATGGTTTCGTTACCGAATATGAGCAACTAACCAACCATATTAACCTTACCATCCCCTTTCCTGAGCGTTTTACAAAAATTGCCAATTGGGTAAGAAATAAACCAGGCTATACTTTCGAGTATTTCAGCAAAGCCAATTCAGAGAAATACATTAACGATCTGATGGAAATCTATAACGATGGCTGGCAGGATTTTGAAAACTTTGTGCCGATAAAAAAAGAAACCCTGCAGGAAAGCTTTAAAAGCATGGAGCCCATTATGGACGAGCATTTAATCCAATTTGCGTATTATAATGGCGAACCAGCCTCATTTGTGGTACTTATCCCAGATGCAAACCAGATGATTAAAGGTTTTGACGGAAAACTAGGCTTGCTAGAGAAATTGAAGTTTGCTTACAGGCGTTGGGTTGGCGTAAACAGAATGCGCGCAATTGTAATGGGTACAAAGTCGAAATTTCAGAAACATGGCTTGGAGTCGGTTCTTTTTATCCGTTTAGGTGAGTATGTATTACCCAAAAACCAGTACAAAGAACTGGAATTAAGTTGGGTTGGCGATTTTAACGAACAAATGATTGCTATTCATAAAGCTACAGGCGCAACCTTTGGTAAAAAACACTTAACCATGCGGAAGATATTTTAA
- the scpB gene encoding SMC-Scp complex subunit ScpB, translating into MPNSNITRHIEALVFSSVQSIGVQEIILALNAVFETEHIETQVFESIDQIKEKYSHDDFAIELVYLNNGYQFLTKKDYHETVNQLQLHRSKKKLSQAAMETLAIIAYRQPITKLEIEQIRGVNSDYSVQRLLEKELISIDGKAETPGRPILYSTSPLFMDYFSLNSLNQLPQLKDIVKEENTVGENVE; encoded by the coding sequence ATGCCCAATTCCAATATCACCAGGCACATCGAAGCCCTGGTATTCTCGTCCGTTCAAAGCATAGGCGTACAGGAGATTATACTTGCCTTAAATGCTGTTTTCGAAACAGAACATATCGAAACCCAGGTTTTCGAAAGCATTGATCAGATTAAAGAAAAATACAGTCACGACGATTTTGCTATAGAGCTGGTGTATTTAAACAATGGTTATCAGTTCCTCACTAAAAAAGATTACCATGAAACCGTTAACCAGCTGCAACTACACCGCTCAAAGAAAAAACTTAGTCAGGCTGCTATGGAAACGTTGGCCATCATTGCCTATCGCCAGCCCATTACCAAACTCGAGATCGAACAAATAAGGGGAGTAAATTCTGATTATTCAGTACAGCGTTTACTCGAAAAAGAACTGATCAGTATCGATGGAAAAGCAGAAACTCCGGGCAGGCCTATTCTTTACAGTACCAGTCCTTTATTTATGGATTATTTTAGTTTAAACAGCTTAAATCAGCTTCCGCAGCTAAAAGATATAGTAAAAGAGGAAAATACAGTAGGCGAAAATGTTGAATAA
- a CDS encoding Lrp/AsnC family transcriptional regulator, protein MVTENNFSLDHIDLAILRLMQDNARISNVDLAKALELVPSAVLERVKKLEKKNVITQYNARINPDAVGLKLLAFISLKSSQSLGCSDTANELAKIADVQEVHVIAGDDCFLVKVRTADSASLMALLRDSFSKVPNILSVKTTIVLETVKEQQKLVIPEK, encoded by the coding sequence ATGGTAACGGAAAACAATTTTAGTCTCGATCATATTGATCTGGCTATCCTCAGATTGATGCAGGATAATGCACGTATTTCAAATGTCGATTTAGCAAAGGCGCTTGAGCTGGTTCCATCAGCTGTGCTGGAGCGGGTAAAGAAACTTGAAAAGAAAAATGTAATTACGCAGTACAATGCCCGGATCAATCCGGATGCAGTCGGACTAAAATTACTGGCTTTTATTTCTTTAAAATCATCGCAAAGTTTAGGCTGCAGCGATACGGCGAACGAACTGGCTAAAATTGCGGATGTGCAGGAGGTACATGTAATTGCAGGTGATGATTGTTTTCTGGTAAAAGTACGAACGGCCGATTCAGCTTCACTGATGGCTTTGCTGCGCGATTCTTTTAGTAAGGTACCCAATATTCTTTCCGTTAAAACTACCATCGTATTGGAAACGGTAAAAGAACAGCAAAAATTAGTAATCCCAGAAAAATAA